A genomic stretch from Kwoniella europaea PYCC6329 chromosome 2, complete sequence includes:
- a CDS encoding kynureninase — MTSSKIPTIDDLIKLDQRDPLNWTRDEFEIPNIRACGGEGDGEAIYFCGNSLGLLNKKARQHMIEELDVWGTSSVTGHFNHPHKRPWKHVDEPLTPHLAKIVGAKESEVAHSSTLTSNMHNLFTSFYRPTKQRWKIVIEKGSFPSDWYAVHSHPKLHEAVLSQEQIDEAIIGLEPREGEDTLRTEDILRVIEENKDTISIVWLPLVQYYTGQLFDIASISPKVHSIGALLGLDMAHGIGNVECKLNEWDVDFAVWCTYKYLNSGPAGIGGFYIKDGLDDGGRRLAGWWGNDSATRFQMLPSFSPTPGAKGYQHSCTPVFSSIPLLATLQLIDKVGFTNMLEKSKNLTGTLEKLLKSSKYHNPPEGKVGFKILTPKYPYRGTQLSVSLLPENQGVMPRVFSRLLKDGLVGDERYPNVIRLSPVVLYNKFEEVGRAFEILERALKEEEQGARVGEEKDLDMVSKD; from the exons ATGACAAGCTCGAAGATCCCTACCATCGACGATCTTATCAAATTAGATCAACGAGATCCGCTAAACTGGACGAGAGATGAGTTCGAGATTCCTAATATAAGAGCCtgtggtggtgaaggtg ATGGCGAAGCTATCTATTTCTGTGGAAATTCTTTAGGTTTATTGAATAAGAAAGCTAGACAACATATGATTGAGGAATTAGATGTATGGGGTACATC CTCCGTTACAGGCCATTTCAACCATCCTCACAAAAGACCTTGGAAACATGTCGATGAACCTCTCACACCTCATCTGGCTAAAATTGTTGGGGCGAAAGAAAGTGAAGTTGCGCATAGTTCAACATTGACGAGCAATATGCATAATTTATTTACGAGCTTTTATCGTCCGACAAAGcagagatggaagattgTGATTGAAAAAGGTAGTTTCCCCAGTGATTGG TACGCAgtccattctcatcccaaATTACATGAAGCCGTTCTTTCCCAAGAGCAGATAGACGAAGCGATCATCGGCTTAGAGCCtagggaaggtgaagataccTTGAGGACAGAGGATATCTTGAGAGTCATAGAGGAAAACAAAGATACA ATATCCATAGTCTGGCTTCCTCTCGTACAGTACTACACTGGACAGTTATTTGACATCGCCTCAATCTCACCTAAAGTCCACTCGATAGGGGCTCTGTTAGGTCTAGATATGGCTCATGGGATAGGTAACGTGGAATGTAAATTGAATGAATGGGATGTTGATTTTGCAGTTTGGTGTACTTACAA ATACTTAAATTCTGGACCCGCTGGAATAGGTGGATTTTatatcaaagatggattAGATGATGGTGGACGACG CCTCGCTGGATGGTGGGGCAATGACTCAGCCACTCGATTCCAAATgttaccttccttctcccctACTCCAGGAGCAAAAGGCTATCAACATTCCTGTACACCCGTCTTCTCCTCTATTCCCCTTCTCGCTACTCTACAATTAATCGATAAAGTCGGATTTACCAACATGCTTgaaaaaagcaaaaaccTCACTGGTACACTTGAAAAACTCCTCAAGTCAAGTAAATACCATAACCCCCCTGAGGGTAAGGTGGGATTCAAGATTTTGACACCGAAGTATCCATATAGGGGAACCCAACTTTCCGTATCCCTCTTACCTGAGAATCAAGGTGTGATGCCCCGGGTATTCTCAAGGttgttgaaagatggtttagTGGGTGATGAAAGGTATCCTAATGTTATTAGGCTGAGTCCTGTGGTGTTGTATAATAAGTTTGAAGAGGTTGGTAGGGCATTTGAAATTCTGGAGAGGgctttgaaagaagaggaacaaggtgCAAGGGtgggagaggagaaggacTTGGATATGGTATCTAAAGATTAG